Proteins from a genomic interval of Maniola jurtina chromosome 8, ilManJurt1.1, whole genome shotgun sequence:
- the LOC123867563 gene encoding uncharacterized protein LOC123867563, whose translation MVRDKKSPHKTDSQKSSTNLVGKFTQSVRRIVQDVKDEGTSSGQTKEEVIETNERLRMVRVRLDENYDTAKKALITLMARYSESKAERNVFTRYALLKAMIKDVIRLETQYWSLVEIPKQEKAETVPAFVLRACAIMEKTQKSGEGVKTSSKLAEEAADKRERIERLNDMTTSQIETENTQMTNDLYRLLKKYTGLRNLIRELKSEYVSSKIYPMFPRYTMLKDMIKDIMHDPDYMEVCHEVDP comes from the exons CCAGTACCAATTTAGTTGGAAAGTTTACACAAAGCGTTCGCCGTATTGTTCAAGATGTCAAAGACGAAGGCACTTCCA GCGGGCAGACTAAGGAAGAAGTTATTGAAACGAATGAAAGGCTCCGGATGGTACGAGTGAGGCTGGACGAGAATTACGATACAGCCAAGAAAGCACTCATCACACTCATGGCGCGCTACAGCGAGTCCAAGGCTGAAAGAAATGTCTTCACACGATACGCACTACTCAAAGCTATGATTAAG GATGTCATCCGCCTAGAAACCCAATACTGGTCGTTAGTCGAAATCCCAAAGCAAGAGAAAGCGGAGACGGTACCAGCTTTCGTGCTTCGAGCGTGCGCCATCATGGAGAAGACTCAGAAATCTGGAGAAGGAGTCAAGACATCCTCCAAGCTGGCTGAAGAAGCTGCTGACAAGAGGGAGCGAATAGAACGACTTAatg ATATGACAACGTCACAAATAGAAACGGAAAACACTCAAATGACCAATGATTTGTATCGTTTGCTGAAGAAATACACCGGCTTGAGGAACCTCATCAGGGAATTGAAG TCTGAATACGTCAGTTCGAAGATATACCCAATGTTCCCGAGATACACAATGCTGAAGGATATGATAAAAGACATTATGCATGATCCTGATTACATGGAAGTCTGCCACGAGGTCGACCCCTAG